The following are encoded together in the Lactuca sativa cultivar Salinas chromosome 1, Lsat_Salinas_v11, whole genome shotgun sequence genome:
- the LOC111900064 gene encoding ubiquitin carboxyl-terminal hydrolase 6 isoform X2 translates to MPTVSVKWQKELYRDVEIDTTQPPYVFKCQLYDLTGVPPERQKIVMKGGLLKDDSDWSKMGVKEGQRLMMMGTADEIVNAPEKSPVFMEDLPEEEQVVAVGHSAGLFNLGNTCYMNSTVQCLHSVPELKSALIEYPQSGRSNDLDQSSHLLTVATRDLFSELDKNVKPVAPMQFWMVLRKKYPQFGQLHNGSFMQQDAEECWTQILYTLSQALRRPSSSENLDTVKELFGIDLVSRVHCAESGEESSETESVYSLKCHISHEVNHLHEGLKHGLKSELEKVSPTLGRSAVYLKDSHINDLPRYLTIQFVRFFWKRESNQKAKILRKVDYPLELDIFDLCSDNLRKQLEVPRQMLRDEEGRKAGLKLKEQSSIAVDNDVKMSDTEGSSEKKNRLTGVYDLVAVLTHKGRSADSGHYVAWVKQENGKWIEFDDDNPIPQREEDITKLSGGGDWHMAYICMYKARTIAM, encoded by the exons ATGCCCACAG TCAGTGTAAAATGGCAAAAAGAGCTATACCGGGATGTGGAGATAGATACAACTCAGCCTCCATACGTCTTCAAATGTCAATTATATGACCTCACAGGAGTTCCACCTGAAAGGCAAAAGATAGTGATGAAAGGTGGATTATTAAAG GATGACTCCGACTGGTCAAAAATGGGGGTGAAAGAG GGGCAAAGGTTGATGATGATGGGAACAGCAGATGAGATTGTGAACGCCCCTGAAAAGAGTCCAGTTTTTATGGAAGACCTTCCAGAAGAAGAACAAGTAGTTGCTGTG GGTCATTCTGCTGGATTATTCAATTTGGGAAACACCTGCTACATGAACTCCACAGTCCAATGCTTGCATTCGGTTCCTGAGCTCAAATCTGCATTAATTGA GTATCCTCAATCTGGAAGAAGCAATGATTTAGATCAGTCTTCTCATCTTTTGACTGTTGCAACAAGAGACTTGTTTAGTGAGCTTGATAAAAATGTTAAGCCAGTTGCACCAATGCAGTTCTGGATG GTATTGCGGAAAAAATATCCTCAGTTTGGCCAGCTGCATAATGGGTCCTTTATGCAACAG GATGCTGAAGAATGCTGGACACAGATTTTGTATACTCTATCCCAGGCCCTTAGAAGACCAAGTTCCAG TGAGAATCTTGATACAGTGAAGGAACTTTTTGGAATTGACCTAGTAAGCAG GGTGCATTGTGCAGAAAGTGGTGAAGAAAGTTCAGAGACAGAATCAGTTTATTCTCTTAAATGTCACATATCACATGAGGTGAATCATTTGCACGAGGGCCTGAAACAT GGGCTGAAGTCAGAGCTGGAAAAGGTTTCCCCAACTTTAGGACGGAGTGCAGTTTATTTAAAAGATTCACACATAAATGACTTACCAAG GTACCTGACTATTCAGTTTGTTCGATTTTTCTGGAAAAGGGAATCTAATCAGAAGGCAAAGATCTTGAGG AAAGTGGATTATCCATTGGAGTTGGACATTTTTGATCTTTGTTCTGACAATCTTCGCAAACAGCTGGAAGTTCCTCGACAG ATGTTAAGAGACGAGGAAGGTAGGAAGGCTGGTTTAAAACTCAAAGAACAGAGCTCCATTGCAGTAGACAATGATGTTAAGATGTCTGACACGGAG GGATCATCTGAGAAGAAAAATCGGTTGACCGGAGTGTATGATTTGGTGGCTGTGTTGACTCATAAAGGCAGAAGTGCTGATTCAGGTCATTATGTCGCGTGGGTCAAACAAGAAAATG GGAAATGGATAGAATTTGATGATGATAATCCAATTCCACAAAGGGAAGAAGATATAACAAAACTATCTGGAGGAG GTGATTGGCATATGGCTTACATTTGTATGTACAAGGCCCGCACCATTGCCATGTAA
- the LOC111900065 gene encoding uncharacterized protein LOC111900065: MTDHVQEQEMEIEALEAILMDEFQEIHPSESGLNTSKRCFQITLSPQDDENDESFSTPVQLGLIFSHTEKYPDEIPLLNVKSIRGIHTSDLKVLKEKLEQEASENLGMSMIYTLVSSAKDWLSELYAQDADNDDGEEEVAEKDEVIVPHGEPVNIDTFVAWRERFEAELALQRAKLMPESALSAPKEKRLSGRQWFESGRASSVKGAVPMEDGSEEEDEDFDFDDEDDFEDDEDDMLEHYLAEKSDSSVRAT; the protein is encoded by the exons ATGACAG ACCATGTGCAGGAGCAGGAGATGGAAATCGAAGCTTTAGAAGCCATTCTTATGGATGAGTTTCAAG AAATCCACCCGAGTGAAAGTGGATTGAACACTTCAAAACGATGTTTCCAAATTACTTTGTCTCCACAG GACGATGAGAATGATGAATCTTTCAGCACTCCAG TTCAGTTGGGGTTAATATTCTCACATACAGAAAAATATCCAGATGAAATACCACTCCTAAATGTGAAAAG TATAAGAGGAATTCACACCTCGGATCTCAAAGTATTGAAAGAAAAGCTTGAACAAGAG GCATCAGAGAATCTTGGAATGTCTATGATCTACACTCTAGTTAGCTCAGCTAAAGATTGGCTTTCTGAATTATATGCTCAAGATGCTGACAATGATGATGGTGAAGAGGAGGTTGCAGAAAAGGATGAG GTAATTGTGCCTCATGGAGAACCTGTGAACATTGATACATTTGTGGCATGGAGAGAGAGATTTGAAGCAGAATTGGCCCTTCAAAGAGCCAA GCTGATGCCAGAATCAGCACTTTCAGCACCCAAAGAAAAGAGACTCTCAGGCAGACAGTGGTTTGAAAGTGGAAGAGCTTCTTCTGTG AAAGGTGCAGTACCAATGGAAGATGGatctgaagaagaagatgaagattttgattttgatgatgAGGATGACTTTGAAG ATGATGAAGATGACATGCTTGAGCACTATCTAGCTGAGAAATCAGACTCCTCAGTGAGAGCTACTTAG
- the LOC111900064 gene encoding ubiquitin carboxyl-terminal hydrolase 6 isoform X1 yields MPTVSVKWQKELYRDVEIDTTQPPYVFKCQLYDLTGVPPERQKIVMKGGLLKDDSDWSKMGVKEGQRLMMMGTADEIVNAPEKSPVFMEDLPEEEQVVAVGHSAGLFNLGNTCYMNSTVQCLHSVPELKSALIEYPQSGRSNDLDQSSHLLTVATRDLFSELDKNVKPVAPMQFWMVLRKKYPQFGQLHNGSFMQQDAEECWTQILYTLSQALRRPSSSENLDTVKELFGIDLVSRVHCAESGEESSETESVYSLKCHISHEVNHLHEGLKHGLKSELEKVSPTLGRSAVYLKDSHINDLPRYLTIQFVRFFWKRESNQKAKILRKVDYPLELDIFDLCSDNLRKQLEVPRQMLRDEEGRKAGLKLKEQSSIAVDNDVKMSDTEVSMGSSEKKNRLTGVYDLVAVLTHKGRSADSGHYVAWVKQENGKWIEFDDDNPIPQREEDITKLSGGGDWHMAYICMYKARTIAM; encoded by the exons ATGCCCACAG TCAGTGTAAAATGGCAAAAAGAGCTATACCGGGATGTGGAGATAGATACAACTCAGCCTCCATACGTCTTCAAATGTCAATTATATGACCTCACAGGAGTTCCACCTGAAAGGCAAAAGATAGTGATGAAAGGTGGATTATTAAAG GATGACTCCGACTGGTCAAAAATGGGGGTGAAAGAG GGGCAAAGGTTGATGATGATGGGAACAGCAGATGAGATTGTGAACGCCCCTGAAAAGAGTCCAGTTTTTATGGAAGACCTTCCAGAAGAAGAACAAGTAGTTGCTGTG GGTCATTCTGCTGGATTATTCAATTTGGGAAACACCTGCTACATGAACTCCACAGTCCAATGCTTGCATTCGGTTCCTGAGCTCAAATCTGCATTAATTGA GTATCCTCAATCTGGAAGAAGCAATGATTTAGATCAGTCTTCTCATCTTTTGACTGTTGCAACAAGAGACTTGTTTAGTGAGCTTGATAAAAATGTTAAGCCAGTTGCACCAATGCAGTTCTGGATG GTATTGCGGAAAAAATATCCTCAGTTTGGCCAGCTGCATAATGGGTCCTTTATGCAACAG GATGCTGAAGAATGCTGGACACAGATTTTGTATACTCTATCCCAGGCCCTTAGAAGACCAAGTTCCAG TGAGAATCTTGATACAGTGAAGGAACTTTTTGGAATTGACCTAGTAAGCAG GGTGCATTGTGCAGAAAGTGGTGAAGAAAGTTCAGAGACAGAATCAGTTTATTCTCTTAAATGTCACATATCACATGAGGTGAATCATTTGCACGAGGGCCTGAAACAT GGGCTGAAGTCAGAGCTGGAAAAGGTTTCCCCAACTTTAGGACGGAGTGCAGTTTATTTAAAAGATTCACACATAAATGACTTACCAAG GTACCTGACTATTCAGTTTGTTCGATTTTTCTGGAAAAGGGAATCTAATCAGAAGGCAAAGATCTTGAGG AAAGTGGATTATCCATTGGAGTTGGACATTTTTGATCTTTGTTCTGACAATCTTCGCAAACAGCTGGAAGTTCCTCGACAG ATGTTAAGAGACGAGGAAGGTAGGAAGGCTGGTTTAAAACTCAAAGAACAGAGCTCCATTGCAGTAGACAATGATGTTAAGATGTCTGACACGGAGGTCAGTATG GGATCATCTGAGAAGAAAAATCGGTTGACCGGAGTGTATGATTTGGTGGCTGTGTTGACTCATAAAGGCAGAAGTGCTGATTCAGGTCATTATGTCGCGTGGGTCAAACAAGAAAATG GGAAATGGATAGAATTTGATGATGATAATCCAATTCCACAAAGGGAAGAAGATATAACAAAACTATCTGGAGGAG GTGATTGGCATATGGCTTACATTTGTATGTACAAGGCCCGCACCATTGCCATGTAA